From a single Capsicum annuum cultivar UCD-10X-F1 chromosome 12, UCD10Xv1.1, whole genome shotgun sequence genomic region:
- the LOC107856018 gene encoding uncharacterized protein LOC107856018, protein MEITKLWKPQDLFVIKSPMQSLRLVLIVFAVVCGIYILSMCINQSSYYLLQAKSLSIHAINRHNCHYPIFQEDDFHYLHFPKPQTFSREECACNPVRFFAILSMQRSGSGWFETLLNSHINVSSNGEIFGAKTRRTNASIILDIMDNVFNLDWISSSSKNECSAAIGFKWMLNQGALEYHEEIVDYFNRRGVSAIFLFRRNLLRRLISLLANSYDKDAKPLNGTHKSHTHSPYEAEVLAKYKPVVNMSLLIPNLRHAERKANRTLECFKSTRHILLYYEDIVQNRTKLADVQKFLGLPQRELTSGQVKIHNGPLSQQIENWDEVQKKLMGTPYETFLKED, encoded by the exons ATGGAGATTACCAAGTTATGGAAACCTCAG GATTTGTTTGTCATTAAGTCACCTATGCAATCTTTGAGATTGGTCCTAATAGTATTTGCAGTGGTTTGTGGAATTTACATATTGTCAATGTGTATAAACCAATCAAGTTATTATCTTTTACAAGCTAAATCACTAAGCATCCATGCGATTAATAGGCATAATTGTCattatcctatttttcaagaagaTGATTTTCATTACTTGCACTTTCCAAAGCCTCAAACTTTTAGCAG GGAAGAATGTGCTTGCAATCCTGTTAGATTTTTCGCGATTTTGTCTATGCAGAGATCAGGGAGTGGATGGTTTGAGACATTGTTAAATAGTCATATAAATGTGAGTTCTAATGGAGAAATTTTTGGTGCAAAGACGAGGAGGACTAATGCTTCAATAATATTGGATATTATGGATAATGTCTTTAATCTTGATTGGATTAGTAGTTCATCCAAGAATGAATGCTCAGCTGCAATTGGATTTAAGTGGATGCTTAATCAG GGAGCTTTGGAGTATCATGAGGAGATAGTGGATTACTTCAACAGAAGAGGTGTCTCTGCAATATTTCTGTTCAGACGGAATTTGCTACGCAGACTGATCTCTTTACTTGCTAATTCCTATGACAAGGATGCTAAACCACTGAATGGAACACACAAATCACATACCCATTCTCCATATGAG GCTGAAGTATTGGCAAAATACAAGCCAGTGGTGAATATGTCATTACTAATACCAAATTTGAGACATGCAGAGAGGAAGGCTAATAGAACTTTGGAATGCTTTAAGAGCACTCGACACATTCTTCTTTACTATGAAGACATTGTCCAAAATCGCACG AAACTAGCTGATGTCCAAAAGTTTTTGGGGCTGCCTCAAAGAGAACTCACAAGTGGTCAAGTTAAGATTCATAATGGTCCTTTGTCCCAACAAATTGAAAATTGGGATGAAGTCCAGAAAAAGCTCATGGGAACACCATATGAGACATTTCTTAAAGAAGACTAA
- the LOC107854929 gene encoding uncharacterized protein LOC107854929, giving the protein MGIDKQPSGILDTLKMETVRTIFHSYPYPHEHSRHFVIAVVVGCLFFISSDNMHSLIQKFDIKWWSMYACLLGFFYFFSSPFIGKTIKPSYSNFSRWYIAWILVAAIYHLPSFQSMGVDLRMNLSLFLTLYVSSILFLLVFHVIFLGLWYLGLVARLAGGKRPNIMKIFQNCAVISIACCVFYSHCGNLAIVREKRFDWRNSIWLSLWNKGEGNTWLAKFIRMTEFKDQVCKSWFAPVGSARDYPFLSKWVIYGELTCGGSCAESSDEISPLYSLWATFIGLYMANYVVERSSGWALSRPLSLQEFEKLKKKQMKPEFLDMVPWYSGTSADLFKTVFDLLVSVTVFVGRFDMRMMQAAMSKVEDGAKHEDLLYDQFSEEDDIWFDFMADTGDGGNSSYTVARLLAQPSIHVQNNSSILTLPRGRLLLIGGDLAYPNPSAFTYEKRLFRPFEYALQPPIWYKEDHIAVDKPELPSGVTELRQYDGPQCFVIPGNHDWFDGLQTFMRYICHKSWLGGWFMPQKKSYFALQLPKGWWIFGLDLALHSDVDIYQFKFFSELIRDKVGENDSVIIMTHEPNWLLDWYFDQVTGKNVSYLIRDRLKGRCRLRIAGDVHHYMRHKFVETKLDKPVYVQHLLVNGCGGAFLHPTHVFKNFNSLYGTSYECKNPYPTFEDSSRIALGNILKFRKKNWQFDFIGGIIYFMLAFSMFPQCQLDHIFKDDTFSGYMGTFFDTVWDTFMYLFGHSYVSFTGVVLLLIIAISFVPSKVPWKKKVVIGILHVSAHLAAAVILMLLLELGIETCIRHKLLATSGYHTLYEWYRSVESEHFPDPTGLRARIEQWTFGLYPACIKYLMSAFDVPEVMAVTRNTICKNGMDSLSRGGAVIYYASVFLYFWVFSTPVVSLVFGSYLYICINWLHIHFDEAFSSLRIANYKSFTRFHVNNKGDLEVFTLAVDKVPKEWKLDPKWDGEPKQPQEPSYLQKFPSKWRAASLNQDPVNTVRIIDQFVIEKTEKHDSELANGSVNQ; this is encoded by the exons ATGGGGATCGATAAGCAGCCGAGTGGCATTCTTGATACTCTGAAAATGGAAACAGTCAGGACAATCTTTCACTCATATCCTTACCCGCACGAGCATTCACGCCATTTTGTGATTGCTGTGGTTGTGGGATGCTTGTTTTTCATATCATCAGATAACATGCACTCACTTATTCAGAAGTTCGATATCAAATGGTGGTCTATGTATGCCTGTTTGCTCgggtttttttactttttttcgtCTCCATTTATTGGGAAAACAATTAAACCAAGTTACTCAAATTTCAGTCGTTG GTATATTGCCTGGATATTAGTGGCAGCTATATACCACCTTCCAAGTTTTCAATCGATGGGAGTAGATCTCAGGATGAACCTCTCTTTGTTTCTGACGTTATATGTCTCATCCATTTTGTTTCTTCTTGTTTTCCATGTTATATTTCTTGGGCTTTGGTATCTTGGACTTGTTGCTCGTTTGGCGGGAGGAAAGAGGCCCAATATTATGAAAATCTTTCAAAATTGTGCT GTTATAAGTATAGCCTGCTGTGTTTTCTATAGTCACTGTGGGAACCTCGCCATAGTAAGGGAAAAGAGATTTGACTGGAGGAATTCTATATGGCTTTCGCTGTGGAATAAGGGAGAGGGAAATACATGGCTTGCGAAATTCATCCGCATGACTGAATTCAAAGATCAAGTTTGTAAATCCTGGTTTGCTCCAGTTGGGTCTGCTCGTGATTACCCATTCTTGTCCAAATGGGTCATATATGGAGAG TTGACTTGCGGCGGCTCGTGTGCAGAATCATCAGATGAAATTTCTCCACTCTATTCATTGTGGGCCACTTTTATTGGCCTATATATGGCAAATTACGTTGTGGAAAGGTCATCTGG ATGGGCTCTATCACGCCCTTTATCACTccaggagtttgagaaattgaagaaaaagcaGATGAAACCAGAGTTTTTGGATATGGTTCCTTGGTATTCAGG GACATCTGCTGATTTATTCAAGACAGTGTTTGACCTCTTGGTCTCCGTAACTGTTTTTGTTGGGCGTTTTGATATGCGCATGATGCAG GCTGCTATGAGCAAGGTTGAAGACGGAGCTAAGCACGAAGATCTATTGTATGATCAGTTTAGTGAAGAGGATGATATCTGGTTTGATTTCATGGCTGATACTGGTGATGGTGGAAATTCTTCCTACACTGTGGCACGTCTTCTTGCTCAACCTTCAATCCACGTCCAAAACAATAGTTCCATACTCACACTGCCACGTGGGCGCCTGCTTCTTATTGGGGGTGACCTTGC GTATCCTAACCCATCAGCTTTTACATATGAGAAGCGTCTTTTTCGTCCCTTTGAATATGCTCTTCAGCCTCCAATCTGGTATAAGGAAGACCATATTGCCGTTGACAAACCCGAATTACCTTCCGGCGTGACTGAACTCAGGCAGTACGATGGACCTCAGTGTTTTGTCATCCCCGGAAATCATG ACTGGTTTGATGGACTTCAGACTTTCATGAGGTACATTTGTCACAAGAGCTGGTTGGGTGGGTGGTTTATGCCTCAAAAGAAAAGCTATTTTGCCTTACAGCTTCCCAAAGGGTGGTGGATATTTGGTCTTGATCTTGCTCTACATTCTGATGTTGATATATACCAGTTCAAGTTCTTCTCAGAATTAATAAGGGACAAG GTTGGTGAGAATGATTCTGTGATCATTATGACACATGAACCTAATTGGCTTCTCGATTGGTACTTCGATCAAGTTACTGGAAAGAATGTCTCGTACTTGATACGTGACCGTTTAAAAGGGAGATGCAGACTTCGAATTGCTGGGGATGTGCATCATTATATGCGCCATAAGTTTGTTGAGACGAAATTGGATAAACCAGTTTATGTCCAGCATTTACTTGTTAATGGTTGTGGAGGTGCTTTTTTGCATCCAACACATGTCTTCAAGAATTTCAACAGTTTATATGGAACATCCTATGAGTGTAAAAATCCTTACCCAACTTTTGAAGATTCAAGTAGG ATTGCTTTGGGAAATATATTGAAATTTAGGAAGAAGAATTGGCAATTTGATTTTATTGGTGGCATCATATACTTCATGTTGGCCTTTTCTATGTTCCCCCAG TGTCAGCTAGATCACATTTTCAAGGATGATACATTTTCGGGTTACATGGGAACCTTCTTCGACACAGTGTGGGATACATTTATGTATCTGTTTGGACACTCATATGTCTCCTTTACCGGCGTAGTGCTGCTATTAATAATTGCAATATCCTTTGTGCCATCCAAGGTGCCTTGGAAAAAGAAAGTAGTAATTGGGATTCTTCATGTGTCTGCACATCTTGCTGCAGCTGTGATTCTAATGCTCTTACTGGAATTAGGCATTGAGACGTGTATTCGCCATAAACTACTTGCAACTTCTG GTTATCATACTTTATATGAATGGTACAGATCTGTGGAGAGCGAGCATTTTCCAGACCCAACGGGTCTTAGAGCACGTATAGAACAATGGACATTTGGCCTTTACCCGGCTTGTATTAAATATCTCATGTCTGCTTTTGATGTTCCTGAG GTAATGGCAGTTACGAGGAATACTATCTGCAAGAATGGGATGGATTCCCTATCTCGAGGGGGTGCTGTAATTTATTATGCATCCGTCTTCCtttatttttgggtcttttcaaCTCCGGTGGTGTCTTTGGTTTTCGGAAGCTACCTATATATTTGCATTAATTGGCTTCACATACATTTCGATGAAGCCTTTTCATCACTCCGTATTGCTAACTACAAGTCATTTACACGGTTTCATGTCAACAACAAAGGTGATCTTGAAGTTTTTACCCTTGCAGTTGATAAG GTTCCAAAAGAGTGGAAACTGGATCCTAAATGGGATGGAGAGCCAAAACAGCCGCAGGAGCCAAGTTATCTTCAGAAATTCCCGAGCAAATGGAGAGCGGCTTCCCTTAATCAAGATCCTGTAAATACTGTACGGATTATTGACCAATTTGTGATTGAAAAGACTGAAAAACATGATTCAGAATTAGCTAATGGGTCAGTTAATCAATAA